A single region of the Apodemus sylvaticus chromosome 7, mApoSyl1.1, whole genome shotgun sequence genome encodes:
- the LOC127689749 gene encoding olfactory receptor 958 — MEIKNCSVVTEFVLLGIPHTEGWETMLFVLFLPFYACTLVGNVSILVAVISSTRLHTPMYFFLGNLSVFDMGFSSVTCPKMLFYLMGLSRLISYQDCVSQLFFFHFLGSIECFLYTVMAYDRFAAICHPLRYSVIMNSRICVALAVGTWLLGCLHSTVLTSLTFTLPYCGPNEVDHFFCDIPAILPLASADTSLAQRVSFTNVGLVSLVCFLLILLSYTRITISILSIHSTEGRQRAFSTCSAHLIAILCAYGPIITVYLQPTPNPMLGTVVQILMNLVGPMLNPLIYTLRNKEVKIALKKILHGKGPVSED, encoded by the coding sequence ATGGAGATAAAAAACTGCTCAGTGGTGACGGAGTTCGTCCTCCTGGGAATCCCACACACAGAGGGCTGGGAGACTATGCTTTTTGTGTTATTCCTGCCCTTCTATGCCTGCACCCTGGTGGGAAATGTGTCGATCCTTGTGGCTGTTATTTCCTCTACTCGCCTTCATACACCCATGTATTTTTTCCTGGGGAACTTGTCCGTATTTGATATGGGTTTCTCTTCTGTGACCTGTCCAAAAATGCTCTTTTACCTTATGGGACTTAGCAGACTTATCTCCTATCAAGACTGTGTCTCCCAGCtcttcttctttcatttccttgggAGCATTGAGTGCTTTCTGTATAcagtgatggcctatgaccgctttGCTGCTATTTGTCACCCCCTACGGTACTCAGTCATCATGAATTCTAGGATCTGTGTGGCGCTAGCTGTGGGCACGTGGCTTTTAGGATGCCTCCATTCCACTGTCTTAACTTCCCTTACCTTCACTTTGCCTTACTGTGGTCCCAATGAAGTAGATCACTTCTTCTGTGACATACCAGCCATCTTACCCTTGGCCTCTGCTGATACGTCCTTAGCACAGAGAGTGAGCTTCACTAATGTTGGTCTAGTGTCCCTTGTCTGCTTTCTCCTGATCCTTTTGTCCTATACGCGAATCACAATCTCCATCTTGAGCATTCATTCAACTGAGGGGCGTCAGCGTGCCTTCTCGACCTGCAGTGCCCATCTCATTGCTATCCTCTGTGCCTATGGACCTATAATCACTGTATACCTACAGCCTACACCAAATCCCATGCTGGGAACTGTAGTGCAAATTCTGATGAACTTGGTAGGACCAATGCTGAACCCTTTGATCTATACTTTGAGGAATAAGGAAGTAAAGATAGCCCTGAAAAAGATACTGCATGGGAAGGGACCAGTTTCTGAggattag